In the Candidatus Baltobacteraceae bacterium genome, CCGGGCTTTTGCTCTACGCGATCGCGGGCTTCGGGCGCAAAGTGCTGCCGTTGCACAAAACGCCGTGGAAGCTGATCGTCGTGCTCTCGATCTTCCTCTTCGGCCTCAACTACGTGTTGACGTACACGGCGGAGACGCGTTTGAGTTCGGGGCTCGTCGCCGTCCTGTTCGGCGTACTGCCGTTTTTTACGTTTGCCTTCGGGCATTATTTGATCGGCGAGCGCACGACACCCCGCACCTGGGTCGGGGCGTTTCTGGCATTTTGCGGCGTCGGCGCGATCTCGCTCTCGGGCGACGCGCGGGGCTCGGTATGGTTCGCGCTCGCGGCGATCGCCGCCGCCGCCTCCTCCGGCTTCGCCAACGTTTACGCGAAGCGGCACTCGGACGTCGATCCGATCGTGATCTTGCCGCCGGCCATGCTGCTCGCCGGCATCGTGATGTCGATCATCGGCTTCTCAACCGAGCACGT is a window encoding:
- a CDS encoding EamA family transporter, which encodes MSARTGIVLAYIFMCSIWGTTWLAIKVGLQYLPPIAGAGMRFVVAGLLLYAIAGFGRKVLPLHKTPWKLIVVLSIFLFGLNYVLTYTAETRLSSGLVAVLFGVLPFFTFAFGHYLIGERTTPRTWVGAFLAFCGVGAISLSGDARGSVWFALAAIAAAASSGFANVYAKRHSDVDPIVILPPAMLLAGIVMSIIGFSTEHVDATHALAIRSIGAVLYLAVFGSGIAFFLNLWLLQRIEAWIVGLSALIIPVLAVIVGIVFGGEAFGLRELIGAALVIAGVWIALTRTRIAEIPTCEG